One segment of Platichthys flesus chromosome 15, fPlaFle2.1, whole genome shotgun sequence DNA contains the following:
- the cnot8 gene encoding CCR4-NOT transcription complex subunit 8 gives MPAALTDSSQIICEVWASNVEDEMRKIRQIIQSYNFIAMDTEFPGVVVRPIGEFRSTVDYQYQLLRCNVDLLKIIQLGLTFMNEDGDYPHGTTTWQFNFKFNLTEDMYSQDSIDLLQNSGLQFKKHEEEGIETLYFAELLMTSGLVLCENTKWLSFHSGYDFGYLVKLLTDARLPEEEHDFFQILNLFFPAIYDVKYLMKSCKNLKGGLQEVADQLELKRIGRQHQAGSDSLLTGMAFFRMKELFFEDNIDDAKYCGRLYGLGSGSTQPQNGLSSSGQEETNNKH, from the exons ATGCCGGCCGCACTTACAGATTCCAGTCAGATAATCTGTGAAGTCTGGGCAAGCAATGTGGAGGATGAGATGAGGAAGATCCGGCAGATTATTCAAAGCTACAACTTCATTGCCATG GACACAGAGTTTCCCGGAGTAGTCGTCCGGCCGATCGGCGAGTTCCGCAGCACGGTGGATTACCAGTACCAGCTGCTGAGGTGCAACGTGGACCTGCTGAAGATCATCCAGCTCGGGCTCACCTTCATGAACGAGGATGGAGACTACCCGCACGGCACGACGACGTGGCAGTTCAACTTCAAGTTCAACCTCAC AGAAGACATGTACTCGCAGGACTCCATAGATCTGCTCCAGAACTCCGGCCTCCAGTTTAAAAAACACGAAGAAGAAGGAATCGAGACGCTCTACTTCGCCGAGCTCCTCATGACGTCTGGTCTGGTGCTGTGTGAAAACACCAAGTGGCTTTCCTTCCACAG CGGCTACGACTTCGGCTACCTGGTGAAGCTCCTGACAGACGCACGGCTCCCGGAGGAGGAACACGACTTCTTCCAGATCCTCAACCTGTTCTTCCCGGCAATCTACGACGTCAAGTACCTGATGAAGAGCTGCAAGAACTTAAAG gggGGGCTGCAGGAGGTGGCGGACCAGCTGGAGCTGAAGAGGATCGGGCGGCAGCATCAGGCTGGATCAGACTCTCTGCTCACTGGCATGGCCTTCTTCCGGATGAAAGAG cttTTCTTTGAAGACAACATCGACGATGCAAAGTATTGTGGGAGATTGTACGGCCTGGGCTCCGGCTCCACCCAACCGCAGAACGGCCTCTCCAGCTCGGGCCAGGAGGAGACGAACAACAAGCACTGA